From Psychroflexus torquis ATCC 700755, the proteins below share one genomic window:
- the crcB gene encoding fluoride efflux transporter CrcB — protein sequence MKSVLLVFLGGGLGSVCRFLVTLFFKTQVDSKFNFFSTLTVNVLGSLLIGLLLGWLMKSEGQYSNLQLLLAVGFCGGFTTFSTFSSENLNLLKSNLYLEFLLYALGSLVLGILAVFLGFIITKNLAAH from the coding sequence ATGAAGTCTGTTTTGCTTGTATTTTTAGGGGGTGGATTAGGAAGTGTTTGCCGATTTCTAGTAACTTTATTTTTTAAAACACAAGTTGACTCGAAGTTTAACTTCTTTAGCACCTTAACTGTGAATGTTTTAGGAAGTCTTTTAATTGGACTTTTATTGGGTTGGTTGATGAAATCTGAAGGTCAGTACTCGAATTTACAGCTTTTACTAGCGGTGGGGTTTTGCGGCGGATTTACAACGTTCTCCACTTTCTCTTCAGAAAATCTAAATTTATTAAAAAGCAACCTTTACTTAGAGTTTTTACTTTATGCTCTAGGAAGCCTTGTATTGGGAATCTTGGCTGTTTTTTTAGGTTTTATAATCACTAAAAACTTAGCTGCTCATTAG
- a CDS encoding sensor histidine kinase codes for MFFTKTLVVSLLSIISFSSIAQTAEIDSLFEHNKFERLEDFLFQSKSLDSINLKLAKSRYYNTFKQLEESFKILYSIDTTTLDPKQKAYYFYNLGESFDMNSNFDFAALNYIKAQIYFKEIGDLVRYNRINLDLFYTVANEDIYQKPVDYLDEFQKIAIELKDPMQMVDLEIELAYMSLESPDSTSGFLDHIYNAYRYLEKDPNIYKLGNVHTYHAMYYTDVVIQKDSAEFYYNKGIDIYEQLGLPHKAALGYFSLGDLNSFVGDYDRAVYWTKKANGYRNFNYDFELTAYINQKLAKDYKALNQPDSAYKYLNESLLYRDSIDITQQNISLTRFEAEKKERENLVLEKKNERNQSIIYSSIGAFILLVFLSIAIYQNAKKKQLLIQKNKALEINKIQKELKEQEIKAIDALVVGQEKERARLASDLHDNIGSNFTAIKSYFDHLYTELKAIDSKPIGFDRAYNLLEQTYQDIRSLAHLKHSGLMAENDLIPALSTLSKNISSFSRIEVDFFHFIPTEDQLDDKLELNVFRIIQETMANVVKHSQASKASISLTKSDDLLNIIVEDNGVGFNKNKIEEKESFGLQSIKQRVTYLKGEFTIDSSEGSGTTLIIDIPL; via the coding sequence ATGTTTTTTACCAAAACCCTAGTGGTTTCTCTTTTAAGTATAATAAGCTTTAGTTCTATAGCTCAAACAGCTGAAATCGATAGTCTTTTTGAACATAATAAGTTTGAAAGACTAGAAGATTTTTTGTTCCAGTCTAAGTCGTTAGACTCAATTAACCTTAAGCTAGCGAAGTCACGTTATTACAATACATTTAAACAATTGGAAGAATCATTTAAGATTCTTTACAGCATAGATACTACCACGCTAGATCCTAAGCAAAAGGCCTACTATTTCTATAATCTCGGCGAGTCTTTTGATATGAATAGCAATTTCGATTTTGCTGCGCTTAACTACATCAAGGCACAAATCTATTTTAAAGAGATAGGTGACTTAGTGAGATACAATCGCATTAATTTAGACCTTTTTTACACTGTAGCCAACGAGGATATTTACCAAAAACCAGTAGATTATCTTGATGAATTTCAGAAAATAGCAATCGAACTTAAAGATCCCATGCAAATGGTAGATCTAGAAATTGAGTTAGCTTATATGAGTTTGGAAAGCCCAGATTCTACTTCAGGCTTTCTCGATCATATTTATAACGCCTACCGTTACTTGGAAAAAGATCCCAATATTTATAAGTTAGGAAACGTTCACACTTATCATGCTATGTATTATACGGATGTTGTCATCCAAAAAGATTCAGCAGAATTTTATTATAATAAAGGTATTGATATTTATGAACAACTGGGTTTGCCTCATAAAGCAGCCCTTGGCTATTTTAGTTTGGGAGATCTAAATAGTTTTGTTGGAGATTATGATCGAGCGGTGTATTGGACCAAAAAGGCTAATGGTTATAGGAATTTTAATTATGATTTTGAGTTAACCGCTTATATCAATCAAAAGCTTGCTAAAGATTATAAGGCCTTAAACCAACCCGACTCCGCCTATAAATATTTAAATGAATCTTTACTTTATCGAGACAGTATAGACATTACACAACAAAATATTTCGCTAACCCGATTTGAAGCGGAAAAAAAAGAGAGAGAGAATTTAGTTTTAGAAAAGAAAAATGAAAGAAATCAGTCTATTATATACTCTTCAATAGGAGCTTTTATCCTTCTTGTATTTCTATCTATTGCGATTTATCAAAATGCAAAAAAGAAACAACTCTTAATCCAGAAAAACAAGGCTCTCGAAATTAATAAAATTCAAAAAGAGTTAAAAGAACAAGAAATTAAGGCTATAGATGCACTGGTAGTCGGACAAGAGAAAGAGCGTGCAAGACTTGCAAGTGATTTACACGATAATATCGGGTCTAATTTTACAGCTATCAAGTCTTATTTTGATCATTTGTATACAGAGTTAAAAGCAATAGACTCCAAACCCATAGGTTTTGATAGAGCTTACAATCTACTAGAACAAACCTATCAAGACATCAGATCACTAGCTCACCTAAAACATAGCGGCCTTATGGCTGAAAATGACCTCATTCCTGCCTTGAGTACTTTAAGTAAAAACATCAGTTCCTTTAGTAGGATTGAAGTGGATTTCTTTCATTTTATTCCTACCGAAGACCAACTGGATGATAAATTAGAACTTAATGTGTTTAGAATTATCCAAGAGACCATGGCCAATGTGGTTAAACATTCTCAGGCCAGTAAAGCTTCTATCTCACTCACTAAATCTGATGATCTCTTAAATATTATTGTAGAAGATAACGGTGTTGGTTTTAACAAAAATAAAATTGAAGAAAAAGAGTCTTTCGGCCTACAAAGTATAAAACAGCGAGTCACCTATTTAAAAGGAGAATTCACCATAGATTCTTCAGAAGGTAGTGGGACTACATTAATAATAGATATTCCACTATGA
- the pepT gene encoding peptidase T, whose translation MINSDTLLNRFLTYIKIDSQSNPNNENTPSTEKQWTIAHLLKEELERIGLQDVSIDDKAYIMATLPSNVDHEVPTVGFVSHFDTSPDFNASSIKPQIHENYDGGDIILNAEKNIILSPDYFEDLKLYKGQTLITTDGTTLLSADDKAGITEIIMAMEYLVDHPEIRHGKLRVGFTPDEEIGRGAHHFDVEKFGAAYAYTMDGSQIGELEYENFNAASATLKFKGISVHPGYAKGKMVNSMYLAQKFIDVLPKEEVPEQTEGYEGFFHLCKMNGTIELTELNYIIRDHDKTKFEARKELFEGVVAKMNKTHGEEVVELEIHDQYYNMKEKVEPIKYIVDIAEQAMKELNITPVLKPIRGGTDGAQLSYKGLPCPNIFAGGHNFHGKFEYVPLESMVKASEVIVKIAELTARR comes from the coding sequence ATGATAAATTCTGACACGCTTTTAAATCGATTCCTTACCTATATCAAAATTGATTCACAAAGCAATCCAAATAATGAAAACACACCTAGTACAGAAAAACAGTGGACTATTGCTCATCTCTTAAAAGAGGAGTTAGAACGCATTGGTTTACAAGATGTTTCTATAGATGACAAGGCCTATATTATGGCAACTTTACCTTCAAACGTAGACCACGAGGTTCCAACGGTAGGTTTTGTATCACATTTTGACACCTCACCAGATTTCAATGCTTCTAGCATTAAGCCTCAAATTCATGAAAATTATGATGGAGGAGATATTATACTCAATGCTGAAAAAAATATAATCTTGTCTCCCGATTATTTTGAGGATCTTAAACTTTACAAAGGTCAGACCCTCATTACCACAGATGGAACTACTCTCTTAAGCGCGGATGATAAAGCAGGAATTACAGAAATTATTATGGCGATGGAATACCTTGTAGACCACCCCGAAATAAGACATGGAAAGCTAAGGGTCGGTTTTACCCCAGATGAGGAAATAGGAAGAGGCGCCCACCATTTTGATGTCGAAAAATTTGGTGCGGCATACGCTTACACCATGGACGGAAGTCAAATTGGCGAATTGGAATACGAAAACTTTAATGCTGCGTCTGCTACCCTCAAATTTAAAGGAATAAGTGTTCATCCAGGCTACGCAAAAGGAAAAATGGTAAATTCGATGTACCTCGCTCAAAAATTTATTGATGTCTTACCAAAAGAGGAAGTCCCAGAACAAACTGAAGGCTACGAAGGGTTTTTTCACCTCTGCAAAATGAATGGTACTATTGAGCTTACTGAATTAAACTATATTATAAGAGATCATGACAAAACAAAATTTGAAGCCAGAAAAGAACTTTTTGAAGGCGTTGTTGCTAAAATGAATAAAACCCACGGAGAAGAGGTTGTTGAGTTAGAAATTCATGATCAATATTACAACATGAAAGAAAAAGTAGAGCCTATCAAATACATTGTAGATATTGCCGAGCAAGCCATGAAAGAACTTAATATCACTCCCGTCCTAAAACCTATAAGAGGAGGCACTGATGGTGCTCAACTTAGTTATAAAGGCCTACCCTGTCCTAACATATTTGCTGGAGGACATAATTTTCATGGAAAATTCGAGTATGTTCCTTTAGAAAGTATGGTGAAAGCTAGTGAAGTCATCGTCAAAATTGCAGAACTCACAGCACGTCGCTAA
- a CDS encoding nucleoside triphosphate pyrophosphohydrolase family protein, with the protein MKKPLEHVKIFHKAFGLDVSEVQKADLGLDKNMLRYKLMQEENEEYLEAASQGNLVEVADALGDMLYVLCGTIISHGMQHKIGEVFEEIHQSNMSKLDENGKPIYREDGKVLKGPHYFKPKLKNILDH; encoded by the coding sequence ATGAAAAAGCCATTAGAACATGTAAAAATATTTCATAAAGCTTTCGGACTCGATGTTTCAGAAGTCCAAAAAGCAGATCTTGGACTTGATAAAAACATGCTTCGCTACAAGTTGATGCAAGAAGAAAATGAAGAGTATCTAGAAGCAGCTTCTCAAGGAAATCTTGTAGAAGTTGCAGACGCCTTAGGAGACATGCTTTACGTCTTGTGCGGGACCATCATTTCCCATGGTATGCAACATAAAATAGGGGAAGTCTTTGAAGAAATACATCAAAGCAACATGAGCAAACTAGATGAGAACGGAAAACCAATTTACAGAGAAGATGGCAAAGTTTTAAAAGGACCCCATTATTTTAAGCCCAAACTCAAAAATATCCTAGACCATTAA
- the rpe gene encoding ribulose-phosphate 3-epimerase, whose product MSDKLIAPSILAADFANLQRDVEMVNTSQADWFHIDIMDGVFVPNISFGMPVLKAISKHAKKFIDVHLMIVDPDRYIKEFADLGSNMLTVHYEACSHLHRSLQSIKNHGMQAGVALNPHTNVELLRDCINDIDMVCLMSVNPGFGGQHFIERTYKKIKQLKALILEEGADTKIEIDGGVTDKNAEELIACGADVLVAGSYVFKSDDPEETILNLKNSINK is encoded by the coding sequence ATGAGTGATAAACTTATAGCCCCATCTATACTCGCCGCAGATTTCGCCAATTTACAACGTGATGTAGAAATGGTAAATACGAGTCAAGCAGATTGGTTCCATATCGATATTATGGACGGTGTATTTGTGCCTAATATCTCTTTTGGGATGCCTGTTTTAAAAGCTATTTCCAAACATGCTAAAAAATTCATCGATGTACACCTCATGATTGTTGATCCAGATCGATATATAAAGGAGTTTGCAGATTTGGGATCGAATATGCTTACGGTTCATTACGAAGCCTGTTCACATTTGCACAGAAGCTTACAATCTATTAAAAATCATGGAATGCAGGCTGGTGTTGCTTTAAATCCTCATACCAATGTAGAGTTATTGAGGGATTGTATCAATGACATAGATATGGTATGCCTTATGAGTGTGAATCCTGGTTTTGGTGGACAACACTTTATTGAACGTACTTACAAGAAAATAAAACAACTCAAGGCATTGATTCTTGAGGAAGGGGCTGATACTAAGATCGAAATTGACGGAGGAGTCACCGATAAGAATGCTGAAGAACTTATTGCCTGTGGAGCAGATGTCTTGGTAGCAGGAAGCTATGTCTTTAAAAGTGATGATCCAGAAGAAACTATTTTGAACCTTAAAAATTCTATAAATAAATAG
- a CDS encoding 2-hydroxyacid dehydrogenase codes for MSILIVSTTRNPQKWRDTLMSKNESLDIQIYPDIDRPEDVEFAISWKHPEGLYNDFPNLKVIASMGAGVDHILKDKNLPEQVRVTRIVDEQLTEDMSQFVLLNCLTVSRNLFTHIQDQSAKLWNIKPYQTPKHTSVGIMGYGVLGQEAGKVLKKNGFEVIGYANSSKTVDGIRVYGEKEQDEFLNKTQILVCLLPLTELTTGILNLDLFRKLKDKAYLINVARGEHLNEDELLKAIDQDIICGASLDVFREEPLPSFHPFWEHPQIQITPHIASITDLESVDSQLLENYARMKNGKALLNEVNTAKGY; via the coding sequence ATGTCCATATTAATTGTAAGTACAACTAGGAATCCCCAAAAATGGAGAGATACATTAATGTCTAAAAATGAATCTTTAGATATCCAAATTTATCCAGATATTGACCGTCCAGAAGATGTTGAATTCGCCATTTCTTGGAAACATCCAGAAGGTCTTTATAACGATTTTCCAAATCTTAAAGTCATCGCTTCTATGGGAGCAGGTGTGGATCATATTTTGAAAGATAAGAATTTGCCTGAGCAGGTAAGGGTAACAAGAATTGTCGATGAGCAGTTAACAGAAGATATGAGCCAATTTGTCCTATTAAATTGTTTGACGGTCTCTAGAAATCTTTTCACACATATCCAAGATCAATCTGCTAAACTTTGGAATATCAAGCCTTATCAAACTCCAAAACATACTTCAGTTGGTATTATGGGGTATGGTGTTCTTGGACAAGAAGCTGGTAAAGTTTTGAAAAAAAATGGGTTTGAGGTTATAGGGTATGCCAACTCTTCAAAAACAGTAGATGGCATCCGAGTTTATGGAGAAAAAGAACAGGATGAATTTCTAAATAAGACTCAGATTCTTGTTTGTTTATTGCCTCTCACCGAACTCACCACAGGAATTCTGAATCTTGATCTCTTTAGAAAACTAAAAGATAAAGCCTATTTAATTAATGTGGCTAGGGGAGAGCACCTTAACGAAGATGAGTTACTGAAAGCGATAGATCAGGACATTATATGTGGAGCAAGCCTAGATGTTTTTCGAGAAGAACCTCTTCCGAGTTTTCACCCCTTTTGGGAACATCCTCAAATCCAAATCACACCACATATTGCGAGTATAACAGATCTAGAGTCAGTAGACAGTCAATTGCTTGAAAATTATGCGAGGATGAAAAATGGAAAAGCCTTACTGAATGAAGTGAATACTGCAAAAGGATATTAA
- a CDS encoding deoxynucleoside kinase produces MHVAIAGNIGAGKTTLTKLIAKHYNWRAEYEDVIENPFLEDFYEDMKRWSFNLQIYFLNSRFRQILEIRESNTDIIQDRTIYEDAFIFAPNLHAMGLMSNRDFKNYSSLFDLMESVTEAPDLLIYLRSSVPNLVKQIQKRGRDYENSISIDYLNKLNERYEAWIQCYDKSKLLVIDVDDLDFVDKPEDLGLIFNKIDGEIHGLF; encoded by the coding sequence ATGCACGTTGCAATCGCTGGGAATATTGGAGCAGGAAAGACAACTCTTACCAAACTTATAGCTAAACATTATAATTGGAGAGCAGAATACGAAGATGTTATAGAAAATCCCTTTTTGGAAGATTTTTATGAAGACATGAAACGATGGTCTTTTAACCTTCAAATTTACTTTTTGAACAGTAGGTTTAGACAAATTCTCGAAATCCGTGAAAGCAATACAGACATTATTCAGGATAGGACTATTTATGAAGATGCTTTTATTTTTGCGCCCAATTTACATGCGATGGGTTTGATGTCTAATAGAGATTTCAAAAACTACTCTTCACTATTCGACCTTATGGAGTCTGTTACAGAGGCTCCAGATTTGCTGATCTATCTTAGAAGTAGTGTGCCTAATTTGGTAAAGCAAATTCAAAAACGCGGTCGTGACTATGAGAATTCTATTTCTATAGATTACCTTAATAAATTGAACGAGCGCTATGAAGCTTGGATTCAATGTTATGATAAAAGTAAACTCTTAGTCATCGATGTTGATGATCTTGACTTTGTTGATAAGCCAGAGGATTTGGGTTTGATATTTAATAAAATCGACGGTGAAATTCACGGCCTATTTTAA
- a CDS encoding hydroxymethylglutaryl-CoA lyase, which translates to MKSVKLIECPRDAMQGIKSFIPTEEKVKYIQSLLRCGFDTIDFGSFVSPKAIPQMQDTSKVLSMLDLSATQSKLLAIVANQRGAQEASQFPEIDYLGYPFSISENFQMRNTHKTIAESVEVLKSILEIAHKSNKSVVAYLSMGFGNPYGDPWNTDIVGKWTETLADLGVKILSLSDTVGSSTPEVIEDLFSTLIPKYPTMEFGAHLHTTSDAWFEKVDAATNGGCRRFDGAVQGFGGCPMAKDDLTGNMQTEKMLSYFNSKKMENSIKMTSFEAAYNKASDLFSKYH; encoded by the coding sequence ATGAAATCCGTTAAGTTAATTGAGTGTCCTAGAGATGCGATGCAAGGCATAAAGTCTTTTATTCCAACTGAAGAAAAAGTAAAATACATCCAATCCCTTTTAAGGTGTGGGTTCGATACTATAGATTTTGGAAGTTTTGTATCGCCTAAAGCGATTCCACAAATGCAAGACACTTCTAAAGTCTTATCCATGCTGGATTTATCTGCTACTCAAAGTAAACTTTTAGCTATTGTAGCAAATCAAAGAGGAGCTCAAGAGGCTTCCCAGTTTCCAGAAATCGATTATTTGGGATATCCTTTTTCAATTTCCGAAAATTTCCAAATGCGAAATACGCATAAGACCATTGCAGAATCTGTTGAGGTTTTAAAATCTATACTTGAGATAGCTCATAAGTCCAATAAATCTGTTGTTGCGTATTTATCTATGGGATTTGGAAATCCTTATGGAGATCCGTGGAACACGGATATCGTAGGGAAGTGGACTGAAACCCTGGCAGATCTCGGGGTAAAAATTCTATCCTTATCGGATACTGTAGGGAGTTCCACTCCAGAGGTGATCGAAGATTTATTTTCTACGCTTATTCCTAAATACCCTACTATGGAATTTGGTGCTCATCTACACACTACTTCAGACGCCTGGTTCGAAAAAGTAGATGCGGCTACTAATGGAGGATGTAGGAGGTTTGACGGAGCTGTACAGGGATTTGGCGGTTGCCCTATGGCTAAAGATGATCTGACCGGAAATATGCAAACTGAAAAAATGCTCTCTTATTTTAATTCTAAGAAGATGGAGAATTCCATAAAAATGACAAGTTTTGAAGCAGCTTACAATAAAGCATCAGACTTATTTTCTAAATACCATTAG
- a CDS encoding response regulator transcription factor, with amino-acid sequence MIRVAIADDHQTLIDGISLRFDGNESIDLVFSANDGKDFLKQLKITPVDLVITDLKMPKMDGVTLAREIKRDFKNVKVIVLSMFDQPDVINKMVDVDVDGYILKTSSLDELVTAIGEVNKGKKYFDKHLHGITSLFDVNSTSSKTSLSNAEKDILNLIAEGKTSQEIANERACAVSTIHTHRRNMAHKLELYGKGELLRYAMDKKYNFE; translated from the coding sequence ATGATAAGAGTAGCAATTGCAGATGATCACCAAACTCTTATTGACGGTATAAGTCTTCGGTTTGATGGAAATGAGTCCATAGATCTTGTATTTTCTGCCAATGACGGTAAGGATTTCTTAAAACAGCTTAAAATTACTCCGGTAGATCTTGTAATTACAGACCTTAAAATGCCAAAAATGGACGGTGTTACGTTAGCTAGAGAGATTAAGCGAGATTTCAAAAATGTAAAAGTAATAGTTCTCTCTATGTTCGATCAACCAGATGTAATAAATAAAATGGTAGACGTAGATGTGGATGGCTATATCTTGAAGACATCTTCGCTAGATGAGTTGGTAACTGCTATTGGAGAGGTAAATAAGGGAAAGAAATATTTCGATAAGCATCTTCACGGGATTACTAGCTTATTTGATGTTAATTCAACATCTTCAAAAACAAGTCTATCGAATGCAGAAAAGGATATATTAAACCTCATTGCTGAGGGCAAAACATCACAAGAAATAGCTAATGAAAGAGCTTGTGCTGTTTCCACGATCCACACCCACAGAAGAAATATGGCCCATAAACTAGAACTATATGGCAAGGGGGAATTGTTGCGTTATGCTATGGATAAAAAGTATAATTTTGAATAA
- a CDS encoding quinone-dependent dihydroorotate dehydrogenase: protein MYKQILRPILFQFDPEAVHHFSFNALKFAYRIPGFSSILKKNFVLEDKRLEREVFGLKFKNPVGLAAGFDKNAELYKELSSLGFGFIEIGTVTPKAQSGNPKKRAFRLKQDSAIINRFGFNNEGVEEAVKRLKQNSDILIGGNIGKNKATPNEDAITDYDISFEALFDYVDYFVVNVSSPNTPNLRALQDKEPLQKLLNHLQAKNGKKPKPKPILLKIAPDLSEEQLMDIIDIVISSKIAGVIATNTTISREGLSSIHKDEAGGLSGKPLTKSSTEVIRFLSTKSSKAFPIIGVGGIMTPQDALEKLDAGASLVQLYTGFVYEGPSLIKAINQAILDRNPK, encoded by the coding sequence ATGTACAAACAAATTTTAAGGCCAATTTTATTCCAGTTTGATCCTGAAGCTGTACATCATTTTAGTTTCAACGCTTTGAAGTTTGCCTATAGAATCCCTGGTTTTTCTTCAATTTTAAAAAAGAATTTTGTTCTTGAGGATAAAAGATTGGAACGAGAGGTTTTTGGTCTTAAGTTCAAAAACCCCGTTGGCCTAGCGGCAGGGTTTGATAAAAATGCAGAACTCTATAAAGAATTATCTAGCCTTGGCTTTGGTTTTATTGAAATAGGAACAGTCACTCCTAAAGCTCAATCTGGGAATCCAAAAAAGAGGGCGTTTAGACTAAAGCAAGACTCCGCGATTATAAATAGATTCGGGTTTAACAATGAAGGAGTAGAGGAAGCAGTAAAACGATTGAAACAAAATTCAGATATCCTCATAGGGGGAAATATCGGTAAAAATAAAGCGACACCTAATGAAGACGCTATCACTGATTATGATATCAGTTTTGAAGCCCTGTTTGATTATGTAGATTACTTTGTGGTGAATGTGAGTTCGCCGAATACTCCCAACTTAAGAGCTTTGCAAGATAAGGAGCCTCTACAAAAGCTTCTAAACCACTTACAAGCCAAGAATGGAAAAAAGCCAAAACCAAAACCTATTTTGCTAAAAATAGCGCCAGACCTCTCTGAAGAACAATTAATGGATATTATCGACATTGTTATATCGAGTAAAATAGCAGGTGTTATTGCGACCAATACTACTATTTCTAGAGAAGGGCTGTCTTCAATTCATAAAGATGAAGCAGGAGGTCTAAGTGGGAAGCCACTTACCAAATCGTCTACAGAGGTGATTCGCTTTTTATCGACCAAAAGCAGTAAAGCCTTCCCAATTATTGGGGTTGGTGGGATTATGACGCCACAAGATGCTTTGGAAAAACTAGATGCTGGTGCAAGTCTCGTTCAGCTGTATACCGGTTTTGTTTACGAAGGCCCAAGTCTTATCAAAGCCATCAATCAAGCTATTCTAGATCGTAATCCCAAGTAA
- a CDS encoding LysE family translocator — protein sequence MLEQILPFLIASIFLTLSPGPDIIYVLSQSLVGGYRRGLIIAAGLVTGIIVHTSLVAFGVSLVIKNSETLFWGIKIAGALYLFYLAYKVYISSRGEGFSSSEETKISKSSSSYYKTGLVMNMLNPKVTIFFLAFFPGFLWDTNSNLVLQFYILGGLFMLQAFLIFSVVSVLAGKVSTVLFQKSSHFSFLKWFQILTFIAIAILILL from the coding sequence ATGCTTGAGCAAATTCTTCCATTTCTTATCGCTTCTATTTTTTTAACACTTTCACCAGGGCCTGACATTATTTATGTTCTTTCTCAAAGCTTGGTTGGAGGCTATCGGCGAGGACTTATCATCGCCGCAGGATTGGTGACTGGTATAATTGTTCATACGTCTTTGGTTGCTTTTGGAGTGTCACTGGTTATTAAAAACTCTGAGACCTTGTTCTGGGGTATAAAAATCGCAGGAGCCTTATACTTATTTTATTTAGCTTACAAAGTATATATATCTTCCCGAGGTGAAGGATTTTCCTCAAGTGAGGAAACCAAAATCAGCAAATCTAGTTCCAGCTATTATAAAACAGGTTTGGTTATGAATATGCTCAATCCTAAAGTAACCATCTTTTTTTTAGCCTTCTTCCCAGGGTTTTTGTGGGATACCAACTCCAATTTAGTTCTTCAATTTTACATTTTAGGGGGCTTATTTATGCTTCAGGCCTTTCTTATTTTTAGTGTAGTTTCAGTTTTAGCAGGTAAGGTGTCGACAGTGTTGTTTCAGAAGTCAAGTCATTTTTCTTTTTTGAAATGGTTTCAAATACTAACTTTTATAGCCATAGCTATTCTGATTTTACTTTAA
- a CDS encoding YpdA family putative bacillithiol disulfide reductase — protein MTYDVLIVGGGPIGIASAIEAKKKNLSYIIIEKGALVNSLYNYPDKMTFFSTSEKLELDEIPFVSNNNKPTKQEALEYYRRIVDYKQIHINLFEKVEKVTKNKSFFRISTSKADYQAKNIVISTGFYDIPNHLNIPGEELDKVSHYYKDPHYYATQKLVVVGASNSSVDAALETYRKGADVTMIVRGEQVGERVKYWVRPDVLNRIKEGSIKAYFNSELTEVGQDYVKFKDEQGHVQEIENDFVLVLTGYRPNFEFLKMIGVALSDDGLSIPAYNQQTMETNLKGVYLAGVICGGMETHKWFIENSRIHAKMIMENINS, from the coding sequence ATGACGTACGATGTGTTGATTGTTGGTGGTGGACCCATAGGGATAGCTAGCGCAATAGAAGCTAAAAAAAAGAATCTTTCTTATATTATTATAGAAAAAGGAGCCTTAGTCAACTCCTTATATAATTATCCAGACAAAATGACTTTTTTCTCTACGTCTGAAAAATTAGAACTAGATGAAATCCCATTTGTAAGTAATAACAACAAACCCACAAAACAGGAAGCGTTGGAATATTACAGAAGGATCGTAGACTACAAGCAAATTCACATTAACCTATTTGAAAAAGTTGAGAAAGTAACTAAGAACAAAAGCTTTTTTAGAATATCTACTAGTAAAGCAGATTATCAAGCCAAGAATATAGTGATATCAACAGGGTTCTACGATATTCCAAATCACCTTAATATTCCCGGAGAAGAGTTGGATAAAGTCTCTCACTATTATAAAGATCCTCATTATTATGCTACCCAAAAACTTGTCGTTGTGGGAGCGAGTAATTCCTCTGTAGATGCAGCTCTAGAAACTTATCGAAAAGGTGCAGATGTTACTATGATAGTAAGAGGTGAACAAGTTGGGGAACGCGTAAAGTATTGGGTAAGACCAGATGTTCTCAATAGAATTAAGGAAGGCAGTATCAAGGCTTATTTCAATTCTGAATTAACAGAAGTCGGACAGGATTACGTAAAATTTAAAGATGAACAGGGCCATGTTCAAGAAATAGAAAATGACTTTGTACTTGTTCTTACTGGGTATCGCCCAAACTTTGAGTTTCTCAAAATGATTGGAGTGGCCTTAAGCGACGATGGCCTTTCAATACCTGCCTATAACCAGCAAACCATGGAAACCAATCTAAAAGGCGTTTATCTTGCAGGTGTTATTTGTGGTGGTATGGAGACCCATAAATGGTTTATAGAAAACTCTAGAATTCACGCCAAAATGATTATGGAAAATATTAATTCTTAA
- a CDS encoding DUF6122 family protein, with protein sequence MLQTFVHYANHFLVIFFIARLYTPKHVWKSYLVLLTTMLVDIDHLWAIPIFDPSRCSIGFHTFHSEIAILVYILIFIFIKNKWVRLISIGLIFHMITDAIDCIWSNFDCLQDYFIS encoded by the coding sequence ATGTTGCAAACTTTTGTTCATTACGCGAATCATTTTTTAGTGATCTTTTTTATTGCCAGGTTGTATACTCCTAAACACGTTTGGAAAAGCTATTTGGTCTTATTGACGACTATGCTTGTTGATATAGACCATTTATGGGCAATTCCTATTTTTGATCCCAGTCGGTGTAGCATAGGCTTTCATACGTTTCACTCCGAAATAGCGATTCTAGTTTACATCCTTATCTTCATATTTATAAAGAATAAATGGGTGAGGCTTATAAGCATAGGTTTAATATTTCATATGATTACAGATGCCATTGATTGCATTTGGTCTAACTTTGACTGTCTTCAGGATTATTTCATATCTTGA